A window of the Streptomyces albireticuli genome harbors these coding sequences:
- a CDS encoding ABC transporter substrate-binding protein codes for MPSFSKRPARVAAAAGSLCLLLAAGLTGCADDASKTRTAEKAAEAAKGDTVTIMVGGLDKVIYMPAVLTQRLGYFQEEGVAVRLLSEPAGVQATTALVAGEVQGVVGFYDHTLDLQVKGKNVESVVQLARTPGEVEIVSKKAAPTLTSPKDFKGKKLGVTGLGSSTDFLTKYLAVKNGVKVSDITPVAVGAGQTFLAALQQGSIDAGMTTDPTVAQILAKDAGKVLVDMRTPEGSRAALGGLYPASSLYMNTGWVNDHKETVQKLANAFVKTLKWMSTHSPEEIAAKMPEDYAKGGKAQYIEAVRNTLPMFTPDGVMPADGPRTVHEVLKSFNPNLKNAKVDLEKTYTTEFVRKAG; via the coding sequence ATGCCCAGCTTCAGCAAGCGCCCCGCCCGCGTGGCGGCCGCCGCCGGATCCCTCTGCCTCCTCCTCGCCGCGGGTCTCACCGGGTGCGCCGACGACGCCTCGAAGACCCGCACCGCGGAGAAGGCCGCCGAGGCGGCCAAGGGGGACACCGTCACGATCATGGTCGGTGGCCTGGACAAGGTCATCTACATGCCGGCCGTGCTCACCCAGCGGCTCGGCTACTTCCAGGAGGAGGGGGTGGCGGTCAGGCTGCTCAGCGAGCCCGCCGGGGTGCAGGCCACGACCGCGCTCGTCGCGGGAGAGGTCCAGGGGGTCGTCGGCTTCTACGACCACACGCTCGACCTCCAGGTGAAGGGCAAGAACGTGGAGTCGGTCGTCCAGCTGGCCCGGACGCCGGGTGAGGTGGAGATCGTCTCCAAGAAGGCGGCCCCCACCCTCACCTCGCCCAAGGACTTCAAGGGCAAGAAGCTGGGCGTCACCGGACTCGGCTCCTCCACCGACTTCCTGACCAAGTATCTGGCGGTCAAGAACGGCGTGAAGGTCAGCGACATCACGCCCGTGGCCGTCGGCGCGGGGCAGACCTTCCTCGCCGCGCTCCAGCAGGGTTCCATCGACGCGGGCATGACGACCGACCCGACCGTCGCGCAGATCCTCGCCAAGGACGCCGGCAAGGTGCTCGTCGACATGCGCACCCCCGAGGGCTCCCGGGCGGCGCTCGGCGGCCTCTACCCCGCGTCGAGCCTCTATATGAACACCGGCTGGGTGAACGACCACAAGGAGACCGTGCAGAAGCTCGCCAACGCCTTCGTGAAGACCCTGAAGTGGATGTCCACGCACAGTCCGGAGGAGATCGCCGCCAAGATGCCGGAGGACTACGCGAAGGGCGGCAAGGCGCAGTACATCGAGGCGGTGCGCAACACGCTGCCGATGTTCACCCCGGACGGCGTGATGCCCGCCGACGGGCCGCGGACCGTCCACGAGGTGCTCAAGTCCTTCAACCCCAACCTCAAGAACGCGAAGGTGGACCTGGAGAAGACCTACACCACGGAGTTCGTCAGGAAGGCGGGCTGA
- a CDS encoding ABC transporter permease, whose product MESVGAPLALRTGRTAARVRAARRRRLLVYGARVLLLVLVLAAWELLSRNGLIDSFYFSMPSAIWDQIVQWTLHGTPQGSLGEQIGYTLYEALLGWVVGVGAGVVLGIVLGRVRFLSDVFGPYIKVLNAVPRIVLAPIFLIWFGLGPTSKVASAVVLVFFPVFFNAFQGAREVDRNLVANARILGASNRRVTLQVVVPSATSWIFTSLHVSFGFALIGAIVGEYIGAIKGIGLLVSNSQNTFNSAGVFAAMVILAVVALLAEGLLTFAEKRLFRWKPGAPGSGD is encoded by the coding sequence GTGGAGTCCGTCGGCGCGCCCCTCGCCCTCCGTACCGGCCGTACGGCGGCCCGCGTGCGGGCCGCCCGCCGCCGCAGGCTCCTCGTGTACGGGGCCCGGGTGCTGCTGCTCGTCCTGGTGCTCGCCGCCTGGGAGCTGCTGTCCCGGAATGGCTTGATCGACTCGTTCTACTTCTCCATGCCGTCGGCGATCTGGGACCAGATCGTCCAGTGGACCCTGCACGGCACCCCGCAGGGCTCGCTCGGCGAGCAGATCGGGTACACGCTCTACGAGGCCCTGCTCGGCTGGGTCGTCGGCGTCGGCGCCGGTGTGGTGCTCGGCATCGTGCTCGGCCGGGTCCGCTTCCTCTCCGACGTCTTCGGCCCGTACATCAAGGTCCTCAACGCGGTGCCGCGGATCGTGCTCGCGCCGATCTTCCTGATCTGGTTCGGGCTGGGTCCCACGTCCAAGGTCGCCTCGGCCGTCGTGCTGGTCTTCTTCCCGGTGTTCTTCAACGCTTTCCAGGGCGCCCGCGAGGTCGACCGCAACCTGGTGGCCAACGCCCGGATCCTGGGCGCGAGCAACCGCCGGGTGACCCTTCAGGTCGTCGTTCCCTCCGCGACCTCCTGGATCTTCACCAGCCTCCACGTGAGCTTCGGCTTCGCGCTGATCGGCGCGATCGTCGGCGAGTACATCGGCGCGATCAAGGGCATCGGGCTCCTCGTCTCCAATTCCCAGAACACGTTCAACTCGGCCGGAGTCTTTGCCGCGATGGTCATCCTCGCTGTCGTCGCCCTGCTCGCCGAGGGGCTGCTGACCTTCGCGGAGAAGCGGCTCTTCCGCTGGAAGCCCGGCGCCCCGGGCTCGGGCGACTGA
- a CDS encoding M16 family metallopeptidase — protein MGHTATQQAGSGGLTATEHRLANGLRVVLSEDHLTPVAAVCLWYDVGSRHEVKGRTGLAHLFEHLMFQGSAQVKGNGHFELVQGAGGSLNGTTSFERTNYFETMPAHQLELALWLEADRMGSLLTALDDESMENQRDVVKNERRQRYDNVPYGTAFEKLTAMAYPDGHPYHHTPIGSMADLDAASLEDARAFFRTYYAPGNAVLSVVGDIDPEQTLAWIEKYFGSIPAHDGKQPPRDGTLPDVMGQELREVVREEVPSRALMAAYRLPHDGTREADAADLALTVLGGGESSRLHNRLVRRDRSAVAAGFGLLRLVGAPSLGWLDVKASGGVEVPDIEAAVDDELARFAAEGPTPEEMERAQAQLEREWLDRLATVSGRADELCRFAVLFGDPQLALTAVRRVLDITPEEVQAVAKARLHPGNRAALVYEPTAPEAAEADVTAEETETAQ, from the coding sequence ATGGGTCACACGGCCACGCAACAGGCCGGTTCCGGCGGCCTGACAGCGACCGAGCACCGGCTGGCCAACGGCCTGCGGGTGGTGCTCTCAGAAGACCATCTGACCCCCGTCGCCGCCGTCTGCCTCTGGTACGACGTCGGCTCGCGCCACGAGGTCAAGGGGCGCACCGGGCTGGCCCACCTCTTCGAGCACCTTATGTTCCAGGGCTCCGCCCAGGTCAAGGGCAACGGCCATTTCGAGCTGGTGCAGGGCGCCGGCGGCTCGCTCAACGGCACCACCAGCTTCGAGCGCACCAACTACTTCGAGACCATGCCCGCCCACCAGCTGGAGCTCGCCCTCTGGCTGGAGGCGGACCGCATGGGCTCGCTGCTCACCGCCCTCGACGACGAGTCGATGGAGAACCAGCGCGACGTCGTCAAGAACGAGCGCCGCCAGCGGTACGACAACGTGCCCTACGGCACGGCCTTCGAGAAGCTGACGGCCATGGCCTACCCCGACGGCCACCCGTACCACCACACCCCGATCGGCTCCATGGCCGACCTGGACGCCGCCTCCCTGGAGGACGCGCGCGCCTTCTTCCGGACGTACTACGCGCCGGGCAACGCCGTGCTGTCGGTCGTCGGCGACATCGACCCCGAGCAGACGCTCGCCTGGATCGAGAAGTACTTCGGGTCCATCCCCGCGCACGACGGCAAGCAGCCCCCGCGCGACGGCACCCTCCCCGACGTGATGGGGCAGGAGCTGCGCGAGGTCGTGCGCGAGGAGGTGCCCTCGCGCGCCCTGATGGCCGCCTACCGGCTGCCGCACGACGGCACCCGTGAGGCCGACGCCGCCGACCTGGCCCTCACCGTCCTCGGCGGCGGCGAGTCCTCCCGGCTGCACAACCGCCTGGTCCGCCGCGACCGCAGCGCCGTCGCCGCAGGCTTCGGGCTGCTCCGGCTCGTGGGCGCGCCCTCGCTCGGCTGGCTGGACGTCAAGGCGTCGGGCGGCGTGGAGGTCCCGGACATCGAGGCCGCCGTCGACGACGAGCTGGCCCGCTTCGCCGCCGAGGGCCCGACCCCGGAGGAGATGGAGCGCGCCCAGGCCCAGCTGGAGCGCGAGTGGCTGGACCGGCTCGCGACCGTCAGCGGCCGCGCCGACGAACTGTGCCGCTTCGCCGTGCTCTTCGGTGACCCGCAGCTCGCCCTGACCGCCGTGCGGCGCGTGCTGGACATCACCCCGGAGGAGGTGCAGGCGGTCGCCAAGGCCCGGCTGCACCCCGGCAACCGCGCCGCGCTGGTGTACGAACCGACCGCCCCCGAGGCCGCCGAGGCCGATGTGACCGCTGAAGAGACGGAGACGGCCCAGTGA
- a CDS encoding citrate synthase has protein sequence MADHTTDGPAAGGTASGPGGPRLTTREVAERLGVKPETVYAYVSRGQLTSRRGQGGRGSTFDATEVDALARRGRREPAFGGETSIRTGVTLIEGDRYYYRGVDATELAARHGYEEVAEWLWTGELRPGTRFTAPAGILSAARRAVAALPGHSGPTDRLRVAAIAAATADPLRFDLSAPSVLGAARGLIPTLVDALPPAGELQDAAAAAGSGHGSGEDGTAPLAARLWSRLTARTPDDASLRALEAALVLLIDHDLAASTLAVRVAASARAHPYAVVSAGLGALEGPLHGAASGLAHRMLTEVLERGSAAAVVADHLRGGRSVPGLGHRLYPGPDPRARELFARLESVPGAREALAAAREVEATAARQGTPHANVDLALAVLTVSSGMAPEAGETVFAVARTAGWVAHALEEYAERPLRLRPVGQYCGPRPPRPTP, from the coding sequence ATGGCGGATCACACGACGGACGGGCCGGCGGCGGGCGGGACGGCCTCCGGACCAGGGGGACCCCGGCTGACCACCCGCGAGGTCGCCGAACGGCTGGGCGTGAAGCCCGAGACCGTCTACGCGTACGTCAGCCGGGGCCAGCTCACGAGCCGCCGCGGTCAGGGCGGCCGGGGCAGCACCTTCGACGCCACGGAGGTCGACGCGCTGGCGCGGCGGGGGCGCCGCGAGCCGGCCTTCGGCGGCGAGACCTCGATCCGTACGGGCGTGACCCTCATCGAGGGCGACCGGTACTACTACCGCGGCGTCGACGCGACGGAGCTGGCCGCGCGGCACGGGTACGAGGAGGTGGCGGAGTGGCTGTGGACCGGGGAACTGCGACCCGGCACCCGCTTCACCGCGCCCGCCGGGATCCTGTCGGCAGCGCGCCGCGCGGTCGCCGCGCTGCCCGGGCACAGCGGGCCCACCGACCGGCTGCGGGTGGCCGCGATCGCGGCGGCCACCGCCGATCCGCTGCGCTTCGACCTCTCCGCGCCCTCCGTCCTCGGCGCCGCGCGCGGCCTGATCCCGACGCTGGTGGACGCCCTGCCGCCCGCCGGCGAGCTCCAGGACGCCGCAGCCGCAGCCGGGTCCGGGCATGGCTCCGGAGAGGACGGCACCGCCCCCCTGGCCGCACGCCTGTGGTCGCGACTGACGGCACGGACACCCGACGACGCGTCACTACGAGCCCTGGAGGCGGCCCTTGTGCTGCTCATCGACCACGATCTCGCCGCGTCCACGCTCGCGGTGCGGGTCGCGGCCTCCGCGCGGGCGCACCCGTACGCGGTGGTCTCGGCCGGGCTCGGCGCGCTGGAGGGGCCACTGCACGGCGCGGCGAGCGGTCTGGCGCACCGGATGCTGACGGAGGTGCTGGAGCGGGGCAGCGCGGCGGCCGTGGTGGCGGACCACCTGCGGGGCGGCCGGAGCGTCCCGGGGCTGGGGCACCGGCTCTACCCGGGACCGGACCCCCGGGCGCGGGAGCTGTTCGCCCGCCTGGAGTCCGTCCCGGGCGCCCGGGAAGCCCTGGCGGCGGCGCGTGAGGTGGAGGCGACTGCGGCCCGGCAGGGCACCCCGCACGCCAACGTCGACCTCGCGCTCGCGGTGCTCACGGTCTCGTCGGGAATGGCTCCGGAGGCGGGTGAGACGGTCTTCGCCGTGGCCCGTACGGCCGGCTGGGTCGCCCATGCCCTGGAGGAGTACGCCGAACGCCCGCTGCGGCTCCGGCCCGTAGGCCAGTACTGCGGGCCCAGGCCGCCCCGCCCGACGCCGTGA
- a CDS encoding sucrase ferredoxin, with product MSTCATASRRLAEPLSGTAATARTWLLIEQPGPWGADALTTSHLDPAVGRALAAATEGTGVRVALIRRPGRHADCHGPTTQRVFAAHTAPGRSWIRTAALADPASLASLNFAALGAGEHDGLWEPHTGAPLVFVCTNGKRDRCCALLGRPLAAELAATGSIDTWEITHIGGHRFSPTLFVLPYGYAYGRVTAHEVKDIVEAARDGRIATGNCRGRSAWERPAQAAELAVRELTGEEGAGALDVVRTEGPAPHWSVTVTHADGRAWRVAVEQGAAEPPRPESCGRVPGSPARMDVASVTPLVSVSPLAGVSPPS from the coding sequence GTGAGTACGTGCGCGACTGCCTCTCGCCGCCTTGCCGAGCCGTTGTCCGGTACCGCGGCCACCGCCCGGACGTGGCTGCTGATCGAGCAGCCCGGCCCGTGGGGCGCCGACGCCCTCACCACCAGCCACCTCGACCCCGCCGTCGGCCGCGCCCTGGCCGCGGCCACCGAGGGCACCGGCGTACGGGTCGCCCTGATCCGGCGCCCCGGCCGGCACGCCGACTGCCACGGGCCCACGACGCAGCGGGTGTTCGCCGCCCACACCGCGCCGGGCCGCTCCTGGATCCGTACCGCCGCCCTCGCCGACCCGGCGTCCCTGGCCTCGCTGAACTTCGCCGCGCTCGGCGCGGGCGAGCACGACGGCCTGTGGGAGCCGCACACCGGCGCGCCGCTCGTCTTCGTCTGCACCAACGGCAAGCGCGACCGCTGCTGCGCCCTGCTGGGCCGCCCGCTGGCCGCCGAGCTCGCCGCGACCGGCTCCATCGACACCTGGGAGATCACCCATATCGGTGGTCACCGCTTCTCCCCCACCCTCTTCGTCCTGCCGTACGGCTACGCCTACGGACGGGTCACCGCGCACGAGGTCAAGGACATCGTGGAGGCCGCCCGCGACGGCCGGATCGCCACCGGCAACTGCCGCGGCCGCTCGGCCTGGGAACGCCCCGCGCAGGCCGCCGAGCTGGCGGTGCGCGAGCTCACCGGCGAGGAGGGAGCGGGCGCCCTGGACGTCGTACGGACCGAGGGGCCGGCCCCGCACTGGTCCGTGACCGTCACCCACGCCGACGGCCGCGCGTGGCGGGTCGCGGTGGAGCAGGGCGCCGCCGAGCCGCCGCGGCCCGAGAGCTGCGGGCGGGTGCCCGGCAGCCCGGCCCGGATGGACGTCGCGTCGGTCACCCCGCTGGTGTCCGTCTCCCCGCTGGCCGGCGTCAGCCCGCCTTCCTGA
- a CDS encoding citrate synthase/methylcitrate synthase yields MPTITEVPRGLAGVVVTDTALGDVRGSEGFYHYRQYSAVELAGSRSFEDVWHLMLRGTLPDAARRAGFAAETAALRHLPADVRDALPALARSCAPSGPLAGLRTALSLLGASAGLRPLYDTDAARREADALTACAAVPTLLTALYRLGRGLEPVAPRDDLPHAANYLYMLTGAEPDPRHARAVERYLISTVDHGFNASTFTARVIASTGADLVACLGGAIGALSGPLHGGAPSRALDTLDAIGTPGRADGWIRERVLAGERIMGFGHPVYRTEDPRSRMLREIAEEFGGPLVDLAVEVEGRVEAILAELKPGRELHTNVEFYAGVVMELCGLPREMFTPTFCAARVIGWSANILEQAEDSKIIRPAARYVGPPPPQPVPAASDM; encoded by the coding sequence ATGCCGACCATCACCGAGGTGCCGCGCGGACTCGCGGGCGTCGTCGTCACCGACACCGCCCTGGGCGACGTCCGTGGCAGCGAGGGCTTTTACCACTACCGCCAGTACTCCGCCGTAGAGCTGGCCGGAAGCCGCTCCTTCGAGGACGTCTGGCACCTGATGCTCCGCGGCACGCTCCCGGACGCCGCCCGGCGCGCCGGCTTCGCGGCCGAGACCGCGGCCCTGCGCCACCTCCCGGCCGACGTCCGCGACGCCCTGCCCGCCCTCGCCCGCTCCTGCGCCCCCTCCGGCCCGCTGGCCGGGCTGCGCACCGCGCTCTCCCTGCTCGGCGCCTCCGCCGGCCTGCGCCCGCTGTACGACACCGACGCCGCACGGCGCGAGGCCGACGCGCTCACCGCCTGCGCCGCCGTCCCCACCCTGCTCACCGCGCTGTACCGGCTCGGCCGGGGCCTGGAGCCCGTGGCGCCGCGCGACGACCTGCCGCACGCCGCCAACTACCTGTACATGCTCACCGGCGCGGAACCCGACCCCCGGCACGCCCGCGCCGTCGAGCGGTACCTGATCTCGACCGTCGACCACGGCTTCAACGCCTCCACCTTCACCGCTCGTGTCATCGCCTCCACCGGCGCGGACCTCGTCGCCTGCCTCGGCGGCGCGATCGGCGCCCTGTCCGGCCCGCTGCACGGCGGCGCCCCCAGTCGTGCCCTGGACACCCTGGACGCCATCGGCACCCCCGGCCGCGCCGACGGCTGGATCCGCGAGCGGGTCCTGGCGGGCGAACGGATCATGGGCTTCGGGCACCCCGTCTACCGCACCGAGGACCCGCGCTCGCGGATGCTGCGCGAGATCGCCGAGGAGTTCGGCGGCCCGCTCGTCGACCTCGCGGTCGAGGTCGAGGGACGGGTGGAGGCGATCCTCGCGGAGCTCAAGCCGGGCCGCGAGCTGCACACCAACGTGGAGTTCTACGCGGGCGTCGTCATGGAGCTGTGCGGGCTGCCCCGGGAGATGTTCACCCCCACCTTCTGCGCGGCCCGGGTGATCGGCTGGAGCGCCAATATCCTGGAACAGGCGGAGGACTCGAAGATCATCCGCCCGGCGGCCCGCTATGTCGGTCCGCCCCCGCCGCAGCCGGTTCCCGCTGCGTCCGACATGTGA
- a CDS encoding CobW family GTP-binding protein yields the protein MAKRQIPVIVLAGFLGSGKTTLLNHLLSRSGGSRIGVVVNDFGSIEIDAMSVAGQVDSMVSLGNGCLCCAVDTSELDGFLDRLARPAARIDVIVIEASGLAEPQELIRMILASDNTSIVYGGLVEVVDAAEFARTRARHPEIDRHLALADLVVLNKADRVAEDARAALREELGRIGRPGTPVVEASYGRVDPELLFDRKPREEDTEAIRQLSFEDLVRDEREREDARGHGHDGEGHGDGCAGDCGHLHAAYDSVSFTAAEPMDPRRLMDFLDNRPDGLYRIKGYVRFGAAGHRRKRYEVHAVGDFLRFYATPAARGEDEPTELVLIGTGIDPDALRAGLDACRHLAPEDAEEHTMWGVLRYAQA from the coding sequence TTGGCGAAGCGACAGATCCCGGTCATCGTGCTCGCGGGCTTCCTGGGCTCCGGCAAGACCACCCTGCTGAACCACCTGCTGAGCAGAAGCGGGGGCAGCCGGATCGGCGTGGTCGTCAACGACTTCGGCAGCATCGAGATCGACGCCATGAGCGTGGCCGGGCAGGTCGACTCGATGGTGTCGCTGGGCAACGGCTGCCTGTGCTGCGCCGTCGACACCAGCGAGCTGGACGGGTTCCTCGACCGGCTGGCCCGCCCGGCCGCCCGGATCGACGTCATCGTGATCGAGGCCAGCGGGCTCGCCGAGCCCCAGGAGCTCATCCGCATGATCCTGGCCAGCGACAACACGAGCATCGTCTACGGCGGCCTGGTCGAGGTCGTGGACGCCGCCGAGTTCGCCCGTACCCGCGCCCGGCACCCCGAGATCGACCGGCACCTGGCCCTCGCCGACCTCGTCGTCCTCAACAAGGCGGACCGGGTGGCGGAGGACGCGCGGGCGGCCCTGCGCGAGGAGCTCGGACGGATCGGGCGGCCCGGCACCCCCGTCGTCGAGGCGTCCTACGGGCGGGTCGACCCGGAGCTGCTCTTCGACCGCAAGCCGCGCGAGGAGGACACGGAGGCGATACGGCAGCTGTCCTTCGAGGACCTCGTCCGCGACGAGCGGGAGCGCGAGGACGCGCGGGGCCACGGGCACGACGGCGAAGGCCACGGCGACGGCTGCGCCGGCGACTGCGGCCATCTGCACGCCGCCTACGACAGCGTCTCCTTCACGGCCGCCGAGCCGATGGACCCGCGCCGGCTCATGGACTTCCTCGACAACCGCCCCGACGGCCTCTACCGCATCAAGGGGTACGTCCGCTTCGGCGCGGCGGGCCACCGGCGGAAGCGGTACGAGGTGCACGCCGTCGGCGACTTCCTCCGCTTCTACGCCACGCCCGCGGCGCGCGGCGAGGACGAGCCGACCGAGCTGGTGCTGATCGGCACCGGGATCGACCCGGACGCCCTGCGGGCCGGGCTCGACGCGTGCCGGCACCTGGCCCCGGAGGACGCGGAGGAGCACACGATGTGGGGCGTGCTGCGGTACGCGCAGGCGTGA
- a CDS encoding DNA gyrase/topoisomerase IV subunit A produces the protein MARRSTKTPPPENFEERILDIDVVDEMQGSFLEYAYSVIYSRALPDARDGLKPVHRRILFQMNEMGLRPDRSYVKCARVVGEVMGKLHPHGDASIYDALVRMAQPFSMRVPLVDGHGNFGSLGNDDPPAAMRYTEARMASATSLMTESIDEDTVDFTPNYDGSEQEPVALPAAYPNLLVNGASGIAVGMATNMPPHNLGEVIAAARHLIKHPGADLDTLMRFIPGPDLPTGGRIVGLGGVRDAYETGRGTFKIRATVAVENVTARRKGLVVTELPFTVGPEKVISKIKDLVGSKKLQGIADVKDLTDRSHGLRLVIEIKNGFNPEAVLEQLYKLTPMEESFGINNVALVDGQPLTLGLKELLEVYVDHRFEVVRRRSEFRRGKRRDRLHLVEGLLVALIDIDEVIRIIRSSDNAAQAKEALIARFSLSEVQTQYILDTPLRRLTKFDRVELESERDRLTGEIEELTRILESDAELRKLVSGELADVAKKFGTDRRTVLLESAGAPSSAVPLQVADDPCRVLLSSTGLLARTASGEPFTPGSGEAKRVKHDVIASAVPATALGEAGVVTSTGRLLRLRVIDLPQLPETAAAPNLSGGAPITEFLSLDDGERVVCLTTLDESSPGLAIGTEQGVVKRVVPDYPANKDELEVISLKDGDRVVGAVELRTGEEDLVFVTDDAQLLRYPAGQVRPQGRPAGGMAGIKLTAGAKVISFTAVDPAADAVVITVAGAAGTLLGASETTAKLTPFDQYPRKGRATGGVRCQRFLKGEDCLVLAWAGAAPARAAGANGTPVELPDPDPRRDGSGTPLAKAVAAVAGPV, from the coding sequence ATGGCCCGCCGCAGCACGAAGACCCCGCCGCCGGAGAACTTCGAGGAGCGCATCCTCGACATCGACGTCGTCGACGAGATGCAGGGTTCCTTCCTCGAGTACGCCTATTCGGTCATCTACTCCCGGGCCCTGCCGGACGCCCGGGACGGACTGAAGCCCGTCCACCGCCGCATCCTCTTCCAGATGAACGAGATGGGCCTGCGCCCCGACCGTTCGTACGTGAAGTGCGCCCGGGTCGTCGGCGAGGTGATGGGCAAGCTGCACCCGCACGGCGACGCCTCCATCTACGACGCCCTGGTGCGCATGGCCCAGCCGTTCTCCATGCGGGTGCCGCTGGTCGACGGCCACGGCAACTTCGGCTCGCTGGGCAACGACGACCCGCCCGCGGCCATGCGCTACACCGAGGCCCGGATGGCCTCGGCCACGTCGCTGATGACGGAGTCGATCGACGAGGACACCGTCGACTTCACGCCGAACTACGACGGCAGCGAGCAGGAGCCCGTAGCCCTCCCCGCCGCCTATCCGAACCTGCTGGTCAACGGCGCGTCCGGGATCGCGGTCGGCATGGCGACCAACATGCCGCCGCACAACCTCGGCGAGGTGATCGCCGCCGCCCGGCACCTCATCAAGCATCCGGGCGCCGACCTCGACACGCTGATGCGGTTCATCCCCGGCCCGGACCTGCCCACCGGCGGCCGGATCGTGGGTCTCGGCGGCGTCCGGGACGCCTACGAGACCGGCCGCGGCACCTTCAAGATCCGCGCCACGGTCGCCGTGGAGAACGTGACGGCCCGCCGCAAGGGCCTGGTCGTGACCGAGCTGCCCTTCACGGTCGGCCCCGAGAAGGTCATCTCCAAGATCAAGGACCTGGTCGGCTCGAAGAAGCTCCAGGGCATCGCCGACGTCAAGGACCTCACGGACCGCTCGCACGGCCTGCGCCTGGTCATCGAGATCAAGAACGGCTTCAACCCCGAGGCCGTCCTGGAGCAGCTCTACAAGCTGACGCCGATGGAGGAGTCCTTCGGCATCAACAACGTCGCCCTGGTCGACGGCCAGCCGCTGACCCTGGGCCTCAAGGAGCTGCTGGAGGTCTACGTCGACCACCGCTTCGAGGTGGTCCGCCGCCGGAGCGAGTTCCGGCGCGGCAAGCGGCGCGACCGGCTGCACCTGGTCGAGGGCCTGCTGGTGGCGCTCATCGACATCGACGAGGTCATCAGAATCATCCGATCGAGCGATAACGCCGCGCAGGCCAAGGAAGCCCTGATCGCGCGCTTCTCCCTCTCCGAGGTGCAGACGCAGTACATCCTCGACACCCCGCTGCGCCGCCTGACGAAGTTCGACCGCGTCGAGCTGGAGTCGGAGCGCGACCGGCTGACGGGCGAGATCGAGGAGCTGACCCGGATCCTGGAGTCCGACGCGGAGCTCCGCAAGCTCGTCTCCGGGGAACTGGCGGACGTCGCGAAGAAGTTCGGCACCGACCGGCGCACCGTGCTGCTGGAGTCGGCGGGCGCCCCCTCCTCGGCCGTGCCGCTCCAGGTCGCGGACGACCCGTGCCGGGTGCTGCTGTCCTCCACCGGCCTGCTGGCCCGTACAGCCTCGGGCGAGCCCTTCACGCCCGGCTCCGGGGAGGCCAAGCGCGTCAAGCACGACGTGATCGCCTCGGCGGTGCCGGCGACGGCGCTGGGCGAGGCGGGCGTGGTGACCTCGACCGGGCGGCTGCTGCGGCTGCGGGTGATCGACCTGCCGCAGCTGCCGGAGACGGCGGCCGCGCCGAACCTCTCGGGCGGCGCCCCGATCACGGAGTTCCTGTCGCTGGACGACGGCGAGCGCGTGGTCTGCCTCACCACCCTGGACGAGTCCTCGCCGGGCCTCGCGATCGGCACGGAGCAGGGCGTCGTCAAGCGCGTGGTCCCCGACTATCCGGCGAACAAGGACGAGTTGGAGGTCATCTCCCTCAAGGACGGCGACCGCGTCGTCGGCGCGGTCGAGCTGCGCACCGGCGAGGAGGACCTCGTCTTCGTCACCGACGACGCCCAGCTGCTGCGCTATCCGGCCGGTCAGGTGCGGCCGCAGGGCCGCCCGGCGGGCGGCATGGCCGGCATCAAGCTCACCGCCGGAGCGAAGGTGATCTCCTTCACGGCCGTCGACCCGGCGGCGGACGCCGTGGTGATCACGGTCGCGGGCGCGGCGGGCACCCTGCTGGGCGCCTCGGAGACGACGGCGAAGCTGACGCCCTTCGACCAGTACCCGCGCAAGGGCCGGGCGACGGGCGGTGTGCGCTGTCAGCGCTTCCTGAAGGGCGAGGACTGCCTGGTCCTGGCCTGGGCGGGCGCGGCCCCGGCACGGGCCGCGGGCGCGAACGGCACCCCGGTCGAGCTCCCGGATCCGGACCCGCGCCGCGACGGCTCGGGCACGCCGCTGGCGAAGGCCGTGGCGGCCGTGGCGGGGCCGGTGTAG